In Halarcobacter mediterraneus, the following proteins share a genomic window:
- the hypD gene encoding hydrogenase formation protein HypD: MEQLKLKDLYDGFRNPQTIKALKRLLDKEAKKLNTKINIMEVCGGHTHTIMKYGINQLLPENIEFIHGPGCPVCVMPKERIDHAYLLSLQENVILVTLGDMIKVPGSRGSLQDARSKGADVRFVYSPLDTIKIANENKDKKIIFFAIGFETTTPMTAALLEHVIKNKIDNIYFHINHITVPEPMRVLLDNQDCKIDAFIGPSHVSVITGSKIYEEFVTEYNKPVVVAGFEPVDVMQSILSLVKQFNENKCELEIEYSRAVSYDGNLAAQKLNDKYFIKAEHFRWRGLGDIPNSALKLKDEYAFLDAELIYKDILPNEEIDDHKLCICGDIMRGVAKPNDCKVFGKACKPSSPLGSCMVSSEGACSAYYKYGNLL, translated from the coding sequence ATGGAACAATTGAAGTTAAAAGACTTATATGATGGTTTTAGAAATCCTCAAACTATAAAGGCTTTAAAGAGACTACTTGACAAAGAAGCTAAAAAACTTAATACAAAAATAAATATTATGGAAGTTTGTGGGGGACATACCCATACTATTATGAAATATGGAATTAACCAATTGTTACCTGAGAATATTGAATTTATTCATGGTCCTGGTTGTCCTGTTTGTGTGATGCCAAAAGAAAGAATAGACCATGCTTATCTTTTAAGTTTACAAGAAAATGTAATTTTAGTAACATTAGGAGATATGATAAAAGTTCCAGGTAGTCGTGGAAGTTTGCAAGATGCAAGAAGTAAAGGTGCTGATGTAAGATTTGTTTACTCTCCTTTAGATACTATAAAAATTGCAAATGAGAATAAAGATAAAAAGATAATCTTTTTTGCAATAGGTTTTGAAACAACAACTCCAATGACTGCTGCACTTTTAGAACACGTTATAAAAAATAAAATAGACAATATCTATTTTCATATAAATCATATAACAGTTCCTGAACCTATGAGAGTATTATTAGATAATCAAGACTGTAAAATAGATGCTTTTATTGGACCTTCTCATGTTAGTGTAATTACAGGTTCAAAAATATATGAAGAGTTTGTAACAGAATACAATAAACCAGTAGTTGTAGCAGGTTTTGAACCAGTTGATGTGATGCAATCAATTTTGAGTTTAGTAAAACAGTTTAATGAAAATAAATGTGAACTGGAAATTGAATACTCAAGAGCAGTTTCATATGATGGGAATCTAGCAGCTCAAAAATTAAATGATAAATATTTTATAAAAGCAGAACATTTTAGATGGAGAGGATTAGGAGATATTCCAAATTCAGCTTTAAAATTAAAAGATGAATATGCTTTTTTAGATGCTGAATTAATCTATAAAGATATTTTACCAAATGAAGAAATAGATGATCATAAATTATGTATTTGTGGAGATATAATGCGTGGCGTTGCTAAACCAAATGATTGTAAGGTATTTGGGAAAGCCTGTAAACCAAGCTCACCTTTAGGCTCTTGTATGGTAAGTAGTGAAGGTGCTTGTAGTGCTTATTATAAATATGGGAATTTGTTATGA
- the hypA gene encoding hydrogenase/urease nickel incorporation protein HypA translates to MHEYSIVQSLLESCEEHARQNDSTNVTKVVVKIGVLSGVEPDLLQTAFDTFKEKTVCENAKFIINHQKVVISCLSCNTDSTLEKNEFSCPKCNSTQVKVIDGEDMFLMSLEMN, encoded by the coding sequence ATGCATGAATATAGTATTGTACAGTCCCTTTTAGAGTCTTGCGAGGAACACGCTAGACAAAATGATTCAACAAATGTCACAAAAGTTGTAGTAAAAATTGGAGTTTTAAGTGGAGTAGAACCAGATTTACTTCAAACTGCATTTGATACTTTCAAAGAGAAAACTGTCTGTGAAAATGCTAAATTTATAATAAATCATCAAAAAGTTGTAATAAGTTGCTTATCCTGTAATACAGACTCAACTTTAGAAAAAAATGAATTCTCTTGCCCTAAATGTAATTCAACTCAAGTTAAGGTAATAGATGGGGAAGATATGTTTTTGATGAGTTTGGAAATGAATTAA
- a CDS encoding DUF3817 domain-containing protein: MLKSTLNLHSKVAIILKEYNLIKKEGKNMLNSALGRFRVISAIEGLSFLVLVLIAMPIKYIGGDPQPVKIIGMAHGVLFIIFMLSLFEAKIRHEWENSLTLQLFILSLIPFGAIFIEKKVKPIRNIN, from the coding sequence ATTTTAAAGAGTACACTAAATTTACACTCTAAAGTAGCTATAATTTTAAAAGAATATAATTTAATAAAAAAAGAAGGAAAAAATATGTTAAATTCTGCTTTAGGACGTTTTAGAGTTATTTCTGCCATTGAAGGCCTTTCTTTTCTAGTCTTAGTACTTATTGCTATGCCTATAAAATATATTGGAGGAGATCCTCAGCCTGTAAAAATCATAGGTATGGCTCATGGTGTTTTATTTATTATTTTTATGCTTTCTTTATTTGAAGCAAAAATTAGACATGAATGGGAAAATAGTTTAACTTTACAACTTTTTATTTTATCTTTAATCCCTTTTGGGGCTATATTTATAGAGAAAAAAGTAAAACCTATTAGAAATATTAACTAA
- a CDS encoding response regulator transcription factor, with protein MKILLLQSDKKVSKDIRDVLEKENYSLDVFFDGQEALEFLSNGYSCYILDAEASSIDGLYLLELIRLTNKSIPIIITSNNDFVKIKKAYDLGCCDCLKKPFYLIELVSKVKKLCCIKCRFLEFDENFKFDFINYVLYKDNNEIQLTKKEILFLSLFCERLNKVATYEEITEYVWEGEQTNLTNIRAMIKRLRKKLPKDSIEIIKGLGYSLSKKVKLI; from the coding sequence TTGAAGATTTTACTTTTACAATCTGATAAAAAAGTATCAAAAGATATAAGAGATGTCCTAGAAAAAGAAAACTACAGTCTTGATGTTTTTTTTGATGGACAAGAAGCCTTAGAGTTTTTAAGTAATGGCTATAGTTGCTATATTTTAGATGCAGAAGCATCTTCTATAGATGGTTTATATTTATTAGAATTGATTAGATTAACAAACAAAAGTATTCCTATTATAATCACTTCAAATAATGATTTTGTAAAAATAAAAAAGGCTTATGATTTAGGTTGTTGTGATTGTTTAAAAAAACCTTTTTATCTTATTGAGTTAGTAAGTAAAGTAAAAAAACTATGTTGTATTAAATGTAGGTTTTTAGAGTTTGATGAAAACTTTAAATTTGATTTTATTAATTATGTTTTATATAAAGACAATAATGAAATTCAGTTAACAAAAAAAGAGATTTTATTTTTATCACTATTTTGTGAGAGACTTAATAAAGTAGCAACTTATGAAGAAATAACTGAGTATGTATGGGAAGGTGAACAAACAAACTTAACAAATATTAGAGCTATGATAAAAAGACTTAGAAAAAAATTACCAAAAGATAGTATAGAAATTATAAAAGGTTTGGGATATTCTTTAAGTAAAAAAGTTAAACTAATATAG
- the hypB gene encoding hydrogenase nickel incorporation protein HypB has translation MCQDCGCSITDHHHEHHGDSDSHQSAHETLHHNPQLNDSKTISVIKKILDKNDHEAAHNRAHFDKHNVLGVNLMSSPGSGKTTLLEHLSELTNFKFGVVEGDLETNKDADRLKEKDIKAVQIQTGSACHLDAFMVHKGLHDMPLEELDVCFVENVGNLVCPASYDVGTHLNIVLVSIPEGEDKIAKYPVMFRTADLILFTKTDLLPYFEYDLEKEKEVARKLKPNVDILEVSIKDKDSLQAVVEWINFKRKMR, from the coding sequence ATGTGTCAAGATTGCGGATGCTCAATAACAGACCATCATCATGAACATCATGGAGATTCAGACTCTCATCAATCAGCTCATGAAACCTTACATCATAACCCACAATTAAATGATAGTAAGACAATTTCAGTCATTAAAAAAATTTTAGATAAAAATGACCATGAAGCAGCTCATAATAGAGCACACTTTGATAAACATAATGTTTTAGGAGTTAATTTAATGTCAAGTCCTGGAAGTGGGAAAACAACTCTTTTAGAGCATTTATCTGAACTTACAAATTTTAAATTTGGTGTTGTAGAAGGTGATTTAGAAACAAATAAAGATGCTGATAGGTTAAAAGAAAAAGATATAAAAGCTGTACAAATTCAAACAGGTAGTGCCTGTCATTTAGATGCTTTTATGGTTCATAAAGGTTTGCATGATATGCCTTTAGAAGAACTAGATGTATGTTTTGTAGAAAATGTAGGAAATCTTGTATGTCCAGCTTCTTATGATGTTGGTACTCATTTAAATATCGTTCTTGTTTCTATTCCAGAAGGAGAAGATAAAATTGCAAAATATCCTGTTATGTTTCGAACAGCTGATTTAATATTATTTACAAAAACAGATCTTCTTCCATATTTTGAATATGATTTAGAAAAAGAAAAAGAAGTTGCAAGAAAGCTAAAACCAAATGTAGATATTTTAGAAGTATCAATAAAAGATAAAGATAGTTTACAAGCAGTTGTTGAGTGGATTAATTTTAAAAGAAAAATGAGATAA
- the hypE gene encoding hydrogenase expression/formation protein HypE: MKTITLAHGNGGQENNELISKIFYKAFENEILAKSEDAAIIQDGTLAFSTDSFTVSPIEFPGADIGKLAVCGTCNDLAMMGAKPKYLTCSVIIEEGFEVETLKRIVASMKKELEVNGAIVVSGDTKVVPRGSVDKIFINTTGIGQIQQKGISSNNIQEEDMILVSNSIGKHGATIFASREGIDFSTSLKSDCASLWPVVKKLIDSGIKIRALRDATRGGVSAVLNEWAKQSNICIEIEEEKIPVCDEVNGICELLGFEALSLANEGTFVMAISKDEVQKALKVLKEIDTSKEAQIIGKASTLHREKVVLNTAWGTQRFIDLPTGELLPRIC, translated from the coding sequence ATGAAAACAATTACATTAGCTCATGGTAATGGTGGGCAAGAAAATAATGAACTTATTTCAAAGATTTTTTATAAAGCTTTTGAAAATGAGATTTTAGCAAAAAGTGAAGATGCAGCAATTATTCAAGATGGAACTTTAGCTTTTTCAACAGATTCTTTTACTGTAAGTCCTATAGAATTTCCTGGGGCAGATATTGGTAAGTTAGCTGTTTGTGGTACTTGTAATGATTTAGCTATGATGGGAGCTAAGCCTAAATATCTTACTTGCTCAGTTATTATTGAAGAAGGTTTTGAAGTTGAAACTTTAAAAAGAATTGTTGCAAGTATGAAAAAAGAGCTTGAAGTAAATGGAGCTATTGTAGTAAGTGGAGATACAAAAGTAGTACCAAGAGGAAGTGTAGATAAAATATTTATAAATACAACTGGAATAGGGCAAATACAACAAAAAGGAATATCTTCAAACAACATTCAAGAAGAAGATATGATTTTAGTATCAAACTCAATAGGAAAACATGGGGCAACAATTTTTGCAAGCAGAGAAGGAATTGATTTTTCAACTTCTTTAAAATCTGATTGTGCGTCATTATGGCCAGTTGTAAAAAAGCTTATTGATAGTGGTATAAAAATAAGAGCCTTAAGAGATGCAACAAGAGGTGGAGTTAGTGCTGTTTTGAACGAATGGGCAAAGCAATCAAATATTTGTATTGAAATTGAAGAAGAGAAAATCCCAGTTTGTGATGAGGTTAATGGGATTTGCGAACTTTTAGGTTTTGAGGCTTTAAGTTTAGCAAATGAAGGAACTTTTGTAATGGCAATATCAAAAGATGAAGTTCAAAAAGCTTTAAAAGTTTTAAAAGAAATTGATACTTCAAAAGAAGCTCAGATTATAGGAAAAGCAAGTACTTTACATCGAGAAAAAGTTGTATTAAATACTGCTTGGGGTACACAAAGATTTATTGATTTACCAACAGGTGAGTTATTGCCAAGGATTTGTTAA
- a CDS encoding ABC transporter substrate-binding protein, whose amino-acid sequence MKRLLVLFFLFDFYLLFAEEIKIGAIMPMSGPLSIYGKDTNKGVSLAYNLQSTLKNGNKIKLILIDNKGFKEETRKAALKLIKDEKVVAILGALTSTNSEETIKIANKYKTPVIIPVATNDNLINLSEYASRVCFSDSFQGEVIANYAIRQNYKTAIVVVDKAQVYSFGLSNSFKKIFEKKEGKLLKKIEIESGNKDFNKLITDIKKLSPDFIFLPLYHPEASIIARELKKENIQIPLFSGDGVANETFIKLGKDAVEGYMFTDFFDYKHPTSKKAKDFISYYQETTKKEEVNSFTVLGADAYNILINAINKCLNPKDKACINREIKNTINFDGFSGQITIDSSGNANRSAVIKQIKDKKMIYKDIVNP is encoded by the coding sequence ATGAAAAGGTTATTAGTCTTATTTTTTTTATTTGATTTTTATTTATTATTTGCAGAAGAAATAAAAATTGGGGCAATAATGCCAATGTCAGGTCCTTTGTCAATCTATGGGAAGGATACAAACAAAGGTGTCTCATTAGCTTATAATTTACAAAGTACTTTAAAAAATGGAAATAAAATAAAACTAATTTTAATTGATAATAAAGGTTTTAAAGAGGAGACAAGAAAAGCTGCTTTAAAACTTATAAAAGATGAAAAAGTTGTTGCTATATTAGGGGCATTAACTTCAACAAATAGTGAAGAAACCATAAAAATAGCTAACAAATATAAAACCCCAGTTATAATCCCTGTTGCAACAAATGATAATCTAATAAATTTAAGTGAATATGCAAGTAGGGTATGCTTTTCTGATTCTTTTCAAGGAGAAGTTATTGCTAATTATGCAATAAGACAAAATTATAAAACAGCTATTGTTGTAGTAGATAAAGCACAGGTTTATTCTTTTGGTTTATCAAATTCTTTTAAAAAAATTTTTGAAAAAAAAGAAGGGAAATTATTAAAAAAAATAGAAATTGAATCAGGAAATAAAGATTTTAATAAACTTATAACAGATATAAAAAAATTAAGTCCCGATTTTATTTTTTTACCTCTATATCATCCAGAAGCTTCAATCATTGCAAGAGAATTAAAAAAAGAGAATATTCAAATACCTCTTTTTTCAGGAGATGGAGTGGCAAATGAAACTTTTATAAAATTAGGTAAAGATGCTGTTGAAGGATATATGTTCACTGATTTTTTTGATTATAAACATCCTACTTCTAAAAAGGCAAAGGATTTTATTTCATATTATCAAGAAACTACAAAAAAAGAAGAAGTTAATTCTTTTACTGTTTTAGGAGCTGATGCATATAATATTCTTATTAATGCAATAAATAAATGTTTAAATCCTAAAGATAAAGCCTGTATTAATAGAGAAATAAAAAATACAATAAACTTTGATGGTTTCTCAGGTCAAATTACTATTGATTCTTCTGGAAATGCTAACAGATCGGCAGTAATTAAACAGATTAAAGATAAAAAAATGATTTATAAGGATATTGTAAATCCCTAG
- a CDS encoding DASS family sodium-coupled anion symporter: MLSNKMKMLLPILVAIVIALLPTPEGLSTNAHYFFAVFLGVIVGLILEPIPAALIGLTGVAFCATFGLVGESAKASRDWALSGFSNGVIWLIFAAFMFALGYKKSGLGKRIALLLVKYLGKTSLGLGYAVAFSDGILSPFMPSNTARSAGTIFPIAINIPQMFNSTPENEPRKLGAYISWVAIAATCVTSSMFLTALAPNLLAVSLVEKNAGIVIEWGQWFSTLAIIMIPLFLLIPYLSYLIYPPEQKYSPEAPIWAKDELKKMGSITKKELLMLGLGVLALLMWIFGKSIGVNSTVAALAVLSLLVLTNVISWEDVITNKAAINVFIWFATLVAMASGLKKVGYLDWAAGLISNWLGGLTPTVVIIVLVVLFFLFHYLFASVTAHVVALLPLFLGIGMNLIPADMVPSLALLLVGSLGLMGILTPYATGPSPIWYGAGYISQATWWLLGAIFGIIFLSALVLLAFFII, from the coding sequence ATGTTAAGTAACAAAATGAAAATGTTACTACCTATTCTTGTAGCTATAGTTATTGCTCTTCTACCAACCCCAGAAGGTTTAAGTACAAATGCACACTATTTTTTTGCAGTATTTTTAGGTGTAATTGTAGGTTTGATTTTAGAACCAATTCCTGCTGCTTTAATAGGTTTAACAGGTGTAGCTTTTTGTGCAACTTTTGGTTTAGTAGGTGAGAGTGCAAAAGCTAGTAGAGATTGGGCATTAAGTGGTTTTTCAAATGGAGTTATCTGGTTGATTTTTGCGGCATTTATGTTTGCCTTAGGTTATAAAAAATCAGGTTTAGGTAAACGTATCGCTTTATTACTTGTAAAATATTTAGGAAAAACTTCATTAGGATTAGGTTATGCTGTGGCTTTTTCTGATGGTATTTTATCTCCTTTTATGCCTTCAAATACGGCAAGAAGTGCAGGTACAATTTTCCCAATAGCAATTAATATTCCTCAAATGTTTAATTCTACTCCTGAAAATGAACCAAGAAAATTGGGTGCATATATTTCTTGGGTTGCAATTGCAGCAACGTGCGTAACAAGTTCTATGTTTTTAACAGCACTTGCACCGAACTTACTTGCAGTTTCTTTAGTGGAAAAAAATGCAGGTATTGTAATTGAATGGGGACAATGGTTTTCAACTTTAGCAATAATAATGATTCCTTTATTTTTACTTATTCCTTATTTGTCATACTTAATTTATCCACCTGAACAAAAATATTCTCCTGAAGCACCAATTTGGGCAAAAGATGAATTAAAAAAAATGGGTTCAATTACAAAAAAAGAGTTACTAATGTTAGGTTTAGGTGTGCTTGCTCTTCTTATGTGGATTTTTGGAAAATCTATAGGTGTAAATAGTACAGTTGCTGCCTTAGCTGTATTATCTTTACTTGTATTAACAAATGTAATTTCATGGGAAGATGTTATTACTAATAAAGCTGCAATCAATGTATTCATTTGGTTTGCTACTTTAGTTGCAATGGCAAGTGGCTTGAAAAAAGTGGGATATTTAGATTGGGCAGCAGGTTTAATTTCAAATTGGTTAGGAGGACTAACCCCAACTGTAGTTATAATAGTTTTAGTTGTATTATTCTTTTTATTTCATTATTTATTTGCTAGTGTTACAGCACATGTTGTTGCTTTATTACCACTATTTTTAGGAATAGGTATGAATTTAATTCCAGCAGATATGGTTCCTTCTTTAGCTTTATTATTAGTTGGTTCTTTAGGTCTAATGGGAATTTTAACTCCTTATGCAACAGGACCATCACCTATTTGGTATGGAGCAGGATATATTTCTCAAGCGACTTGGTGGCTATTAGGTGCAATATTTGGAATAATTTTCCTTTCTGCACTAGTTCTTCTTGCATTCTTCATTATTTAA
- a CDS encoding HypC/HybG/HupF family hydrogenase formation chaperone: protein MCLSIPSKITKIDKENNIATVDTMGVERQASLELVDQAVEVGDYVLIHIGFAMNKINEEDALASLEVYKEIIEKMEEDERRQAILEDEACPNKA, encoded by the coding sequence ATGTGTTTATCAATACCATCAAAAATTACAAAAATAGATAAAGAAAATAATATAGCAACCGTTGATACAATGGGAGTAGAAAGACAAGCTTCTTTAGAACTAGTTGATCAGGCTGTGGAAGTTGGGGATTATGTACTTATTCATATTGGTTTTGCAATGAATAAAATAAATGAAGAAGATGCTTTAGCTTCTTTAGAGGTTTATAAAGAAATTATAGAAAAAATGGAAGAAGATGAACGTCGTCAGGCAATACTTGAAGATGAAGCCTGTCCCAATAAGGCTTAA
- a CDS encoding TerB family tellurite resistance protein has product MLLMKLEPREKFSFLQLAHYLARVDNDYGKKEQEVILEYCAEMGIENDDTFILEDFDLEKTLSDFRSNKSKKIVLLELMILIHADDKFDFEERNLILKINKLFNFSQKDLEFYSQWGKAVAALYTQGKLFIDDIN; this is encoded by the coding sequence ATGCTTTTAATGAAATTAGAACCAAGAGAAAAATTTTCATTTTTACAATTAGCACATTATTTAGCAAGAGTTGATAATGATTATGGAAAGAAAGAACAAGAAGTTATTTTAGAATATTGTGCAGAAATGGGTATTGAAAATGATGATACTTTTATTTTAGAAGATTTTGATTTAGAAAAAACTTTAAGTGATTTTAGAAGTAATAAGAGTAAAAAAATAGTTTTATTAGAGTTGATGATTCTTATTCATGCTGATGATAAATTTGATTTTGAAGAGAGAAATTTAATATTAAAAATAAATAAGCTTTTTAATTTTTCTCAAAAAGATTTAGAGTTTTATTCTCAATGGGGGAAAGCAGTAGCTGCTTTATATACCCAAGGGAAGCTTTTTATAGATGATATAAATTAA